The proteins below are encoded in one region of Syntrophotalea carbinolica DSM 2380:
- a CDS encoding glycosyltransferase family 4 protein, whose translation MKKIMNICSWLGPPYDGGNINRYEILKRLSKNHDLRFFFPRDVTDSRPMDGRQLLSLGVCNSGVKVLDLPKLSKFDYLKGFLFSKYPAGIYARNKAYFEIFKEALSDYCQQWKPDVIIVWNPALALILKDICPFVRRRILYACDCMSLVLETLAENHHSHLKKLYYRNSVKGSEFIDRTVYPYYDDVIFISERDASYSKFNGKYKILCNGVDVKKFKPLPSFKSKIPTLGFHGNLSYEANRDAVHYLNNYIAPRIQEYFPNILIKIIGGPSSSVDSLKKHCLNSSIQFTGYVDSLEEELNNLWVYLAPLMIGGGVKNKVLEALSCGLPVLGTQESFNGLSLGSMDAIVSDYDPDIFVRKLVSLIEKPQYAIEVGNNARKWAVENASWESVCSKFDSIINQEA comes from the coding sequence ATGAAGAAAATCATGAATATATGTAGTTGGCTTGGACCTCCCTATGATGGCGGCAATATTAATCGTTATGAAATATTGAAAAGGCTTTCGAAAAATCATGATTTAAGATTTTTCTTTCCCAGAGATGTTACCGATTCTAGACCTATGGATGGTAGGCAATTATTAAGTTTGGGTGTATGTAATTCTGGTGTAAAAGTTCTCGACTTACCAAAGCTCTCAAAATTTGACTATTTAAAAGGATTTTTATTTAGTAAATATCCAGCTGGCATTTATGCCCGTAATAAAGCATATTTTGAAATTTTCAAAGAAGCTTTAAGTGATTATTGTCAACAATGGAAACCTGATGTAATTATTGTTTGGAATCCAGCTCTGGCTCTAATACTCAAGGATATTTGCCCTTTTGTTCGAAGGAGAATTTTGTATGCTTGCGATTGCATGAGTCTTGTCCTCGAAACTCTTGCTGAAAATCATCACAGTCATCTGAAAAAGCTTTATTATAGGAATAGTGTAAAGGGTAGTGAGTTTATCGATCGAACTGTTTATCCCTATTATGATGATGTTATATTTATAAGTGAAAGAGATGCAAGCTATTCAAAATTTAATGGGAAATATAAAATTCTTTGTAATGGTGTGGATGTTAAAAAATTTAAGCCTTTACCGAGTTTTAAATCTAAAATACCCACTCTAGGTTTCCATGGTAATTTATCGTATGAGGCGAATAGAGATGCTGTTCATTATTTAAATAATTACATAGCCCCCAGAATTCAAGAGTATTTCCCGAATATCTTGATAAAAATTATAGGCGGACCATCAAGCTCTGTTGATTCCTTGAAAAAACATTGTTTAAATTCCTCGATTCAATTTACGGGTTATGTTGATAGCTTAGAAGAAGAGCTTAATAATCTTTGGGTTTATCTTGCGCCTCTTATGATAGGGGGGGGAGTTAAGAATAAAGTTTTGGAAGCCTTATCATGTGGTCTTCCTGTTTTAGGTACTCAGGAAAGTTTCAATGGCTTATCGCTTGGTAGCATGGATGCTATAGTCTCTGATTATGATCCTGATATTTTTGTTCGAAAATTGGTTTCTCTTATTGAAAAACCACAATATGCTATAGAAGTTGGGAATAATGCTAGAAAATGGGCTGTTGAAAATGCTAGCTGGGAATCAGTCTGTTCTAAATTTGATTCTATTATCAATCAAGAAGCTTGA